One segment of Candidatus Pelagibacter ubique HTCC1062 DNA contains the following:
- the trpD gene encoding anthranilate phosphoribosyltransferase, which yields MRVFIDKLKDKQDLSFAESKNAFEILMNGKASDDEIFDFLTLLSSKGESSDEIAGGVFVLRDKSKRVNVDDCIDTCGTGGDGMNTLNISTASALLLSSMGIKVAKHGNKAVSSKCGSGDVLEALNIKIDLEPKDIEEQIKKNNFGFMFAPNYHSAMRFVGPTRKKIGKRTIFNMIGPLSSPALVDRQVIGVFDKKLLKIFANALNNLDIKFAWIVNSEDGLDEISPYSKTNVVQLKDGKISEMLIDPIKLNIGANKFENLLGDDAKFNANKMLDIFKGEDNDFSKAVCLNAAAGLIVSEKYTIFIDAYNEARTHILSGKTYNDLKEIQNV from the coding sequence ATGAGAGTTTTCATAGATAAATTAAAAGATAAACAAGATTTATCATTTGCTGAAAGCAAAAATGCTTTTGAAATCCTAATGAATGGCAAAGCTTCAGATGATGAGATTTTTGATTTTTTAACTCTACTTTCATCTAAAGGTGAGAGCTCAGATGAAATTGCTGGAGGGGTTTTTGTATTAAGAGATAAATCTAAAAGAGTTAACGTTGATGATTGTATAGATACATGTGGAACGGGTGGAGACGGTATGAACACACTTAATATTTCAACCGCTTCAGCACTACTTCTATCTAGTATGGGGATAAAGGTTGCAAAACATGGTAATAAAGCTGTTTCCTCTAAATGTGGTTCAGGAGATGTTTTGGAAGCTTTAAATATAAAGATAGATTTAGAGCCTAAAGATATTGAGGAACAAATTAAAAAAAATAACTTTGGTTTTATGTTTGCACCTAACTATCACAGTGCAATGAGGTTTGTTGGTCCTACTCGAAAAAAAATAGGAAAAAGAACAATTTTTAATATGATTGGTCCCTTAAGTAGTCCTGCACTAGTTGATAGACAAGTAATTGGTGTTTTTGATAAAAAACTATTAAAAATTTTTGCTAATGCTTTGAATAATTTAGATATTAAATTTGCCTGGATTGTAAATAGTGAAGATGGATTGGATGAAATATCACCTTATTCAAAAACTAATGTTGTTCAATTAAAAGATGGTAAAATTTCTGAAATGTTAATTGATCCTATAAAACTAAATATAGGTGCAAATAAATTTGAAAATTTACTTGGTGATGATGCAAAATTTAACGCAAATAAAATGTTAGATATATTTAAAGGTGAGGATAATGATTTTTCAAAGGCTGTTTGTTTAAATGCTGCAGCAGGTCTTATCGTTTCAGAAAAATATACAATTTTTATTGATGCTTATAACGAAGCAAGAACACATATATTGTCAGGAAAAACATACAATGACTTAAAGGAAATTCAAAATGTCTAA
- a CDS encoding anthranilate synthase component II gives MKILLIDNYDSFTFNLYHYVSSLGVKVDVVRNDKITHTQILKIKYDRIIISPGPGNPNQSGNCIKIVKALYRKIPILGVCLGHQIIGQVFGSNIIQAKKLMHGKTSFIKSKKIGILKNLPSKFEATRYHSLIVDKKTLSDHLEITAETEDGIIMGIMHKEYNIHGVQFHPESIKTTIGIKILKNFINYKSK, from the coding sequence ATGAAAATTTTATTAATAGATAACTATGATAGTTTTACATTTAACTTATATCACTATGTATCATCACTAGGCGTTAAAGTTGATGTGGTTAGAAATGATAAAATCACCCATACACAAATACTAAAAATTAAATATGACAGAATTATTATATCACCAGGACCAGGTAATCCAAATCAATCAGGAAATTGTATTAAAATAGTAAAAGCACTTTATAGAAAAATACCAATTCTTGGAGTATGTTTAGGTCATCAAATTATTGGTCAAGTTTTTGGTTCAAATATTATTCAAGCAAAAAAGTTAATGCATGGGAAAACTAGTTTTATAAAATCAAAAAAAATAGGTATACTTAAAAATCTTCCCTCTAAATTTGAAGCTACAAGGTATCACAGTCTTATAGTTGATAAAAAAACGTTATCTGATCATCTTGAAATTACTGCAGAAACTGAAGATGGAATTATAATGGGCATAATGCATAAAGAATATAATATTCACGGTGTTCAATTTCACCCTGAAAGTATAAAAACTACCATTGGAATTAAAATATTAAAAAATTTTATTAATTACAAAAGTAAATGA
- the trpE gene encoding anthranilate synthase component I, producing the protein MLNRNFNDFKFQHKRNKNQILYTTRKIRNDDEILNLIDNFLIEKNSFVFESVEKGKIRGRYTIFGKNPDKIWEFNNNNSYLVTNKTKKRIKGKPEKIIEKIIEEFKFKIPSGLPPISSLISGYFSYDSIRYIEKIPNKCRDDLKLPDVRLLRPRVLVVHDNLKKKIFYIVNIFKDEKITNYKSRYLEIEKQINELLIQASLQKKDLNKTIMKNIKIKSNTTKHKFLKMVSKAKKYIKIGDIFQVVLSQRFEAKLSKRPLEIYKKLRTTNPSPFMYFFNFDDFQIIGASPEILVRLRDNKITVRPIAGTRPRGKDLKEDSFFAKDLLKDKKELSEHLMLLDLGRNDAGKVSKIGTVKVTDSFMIEKYSHVMHIVSNVMGIYNKKISKFKSLLAGFPAGTVSGAPKIRAMEIIDELETTKRKVYAGGIGYFSANGEFDTCIALRTAVVKNKKFYVQAGAGIVADSNPIKEYEETVNKAKALMNALK; encoded by the coding sequence ATGTTAAACAGAAACTTTAATGATTTTAAGTTTCAACATAAAAGAAACAAAAATCAAATCCTCTACACCACTAGGAAAATAAGAAATGATGACGAAATCCTAAATCTAATAGATAATTTTCTTATAGAAAAAAATAGTTTTGTTTTTGAATCCGTAGAAAAGGGAAAAATAAGAGGTAGATACACTATTTTTGGTAAAAACCCTGATAAAATTTGGGAGTTCAATAATAATAATTCATATTTAGTTACAAACAAAACTAAAAAAAGAATTAAAGGAAAACCTGAAAAAATTATAGAAAAGATAATTGAAGAATTTAAATTTAAGATACCATCAGGGCTTCCTCCTATTAGTTCATTAATTTCTGGTTATTTTTCTTATGATTCAATTAGATACATAGAAAAAATTCCAAACAAATGTAGAGATGATTTAAAACTACCTGATGTAAGGCTTTTAAGACCAAGGGTGTTAGTTGTCCACGATAACTTGAAAAAAAAGATTTTTTATATTGTTAATATCTTTAAGGATGAAAAAATTACAAATTATAAGAGTAGATACCTTGAAATTGAAAAACAAATAAATGAATTATTAATTCAAGCCTCTCTCCAAAAAAAAGATCTTAATAAAACCATTATGAAAAATATAAAAATTAAATCTAATACAACTAAGCATAAGTTTTTAAAGATGGTGAGCAAAGCTAAAAAATACATAAAAATTGGAGATATTTTTCAAGTCGTCTTAAGTCAAAGGTTTGAAGCTAAATTGTCTAAAAGACCATTAGAAATTTATAAAAAACTTAGAACTACTAACCCATCTCCATTTATGTATTTTTTTAATTTTGATGATTTTCAAATTATAGGTGCTAGTCCAGAAATTTTAGTAAGACTAAGAGATAACAAGATTACTGTTAGACCAATTGCTGGAACTAGACCTAGGGGTAAAGATTTAAAGGAGGATAGCTTTTTTGCAAAAGATTTGCTTAAAGATAAAAAAGAACTTTCTGAACATTTAATGCTACTTGACTTAGGTAGAAATGATGCTGGTAAAGTTTCTAAAATAGGAACTGTTAAAGTTACAGATAGTTTTATGATCGAGAAATACTCTCATGTAATGCATATAGTTTCTAATGTGATGGGCATTTATAATAAAAAAATTTCAAAATTTAAATCACTACTTGCTGGATTTCCTGCAGGGACTGTTTCTGGTGCACCTAAAATTAGAGCTATGGAAATTATTGATGAGCTAGAAACCACTAAAAGAAAAGTATATGCTGGAGGAATAGGTTATTTTTCTGCGAATGGTGAGTTTGACACATGCATTGCATTAAGAACTGCTGTTGTAAAAAATAAAAAATTTTATGTCCAAGCTGGTGCAGGAATAGTAGCTGACAGTAATCCAATTAAAGAATACGAAGAAACTGTTAATAAAGCCAAAGCTTTAATGAATGCATTAAAATAA